One genomic window of Haliotis asinina isolate JCU_RB_2024 chromosome 4, JCU_Hal_asi_v2, whole genome shotgun sequence includes the following:
- the LOC137282559 gene encoding uncharacterized protein — MEVELVYLVYLMSVVLGVCGDHRHDQIPTVTKAVPKHFRICLERVLNLNITDISELQDQKIQELHKCFSRDEGPCNSSPSPLPQPTTTPGVSELPRVTLGIILVCMAALIAMLIGILSTVCFFTCCKRKTRQERVEDNCQL; from the exons TTTATCTCATGTCCGTGGTGCTTGGTGTCTGCGGCGATCACCGCCACGACCA GATACCAACCGTGACGAAGGCTGTACCCAAGCACTTCCGTATATGCCTGGAAAGAGTGTTAAATCTAAATATCACCGACATAAGTGAATTACAAGATCAAAA AATACAAGAACTACATAAGTGTTTTTCAAGAGATGAAGGACCATGTAACAGCTCCC CGTCTCCTCTACCCCAGCCAACCACAACACCCGGTGTCAGCGAACTCCCCAGAGTGACGTTAGGCATCATACTGGTCTGCATGGCGGCTCTTATAGCTATGCTCATTGGAATACTGTCTACTGTATGTTTTTTCACCTGCTGCAAGAGAAAGACAAG ACAAGAACGGGTAGAAGACAACTGTCAACTATAA